In the Emcibacteraceae bacterium genome, ACTTTCCATTGGCGCCGGCCGGTCCCCTGAATAAGAAACACATGATAACTGTCCAGATGCGGACCAACCCCGCCACCCGGCGGCGAATAGCTAACCATCACATCATCAATCAGCCAGCATGGTGAAAAGGTAAAAGCATCAATTATCTTTTTTGTTGGCGGATGATTTTTTTCAACATCCTGTACCAGAAGGCTCCAGCCTTCCTCACCAAGCGTACTGAATTTATCTTCTTCAAAAGGACCATGCTCACATTTCCAGCTCATTGAATAGATAATTCTTGAGCGGACATCTTCCTCAAGCGAAAGTCCTGCAAGCTCATCAGCCGTAATCAGGTCATCCAATATGTCCTGTGGCAGTGCATTTTTGACAAAAAAGGGTTTTTTATTCCAGTATTTACTGTAAAAATCCTCTATCCCCGGCAGGGATGGAATCTGAATGGTCTTTATGTTCATATTGGGTCGCTTGATCATTATCATACTTTAAAATGCGTTATAGCATCAGGGAAATAAAAATTAAATGTCTGACTGGCTTCTTTATATATTAAAATGTGGCGACGGCAGCCTTTATACCGGCATTACCAATGACCTTGAAAAACGCCTAACCGATCATGAAACCGGAAATGGCGCCAAATACACCCGTGGGCGCGGGCCATTTCAGCTTGTCTATTCGGAAAAACTCAAAAACAGAAGTGAGGCTTCAATTCGCGAAGCGCAAATTAAAAAATTAAGCCGGACAGAAAAGCAGCAGCTTATAAATCAGGATCATTAATCTCCGTCATCCATTTTTTAAGCATCGCTTCAAGGTCTTTTCTGATCTGCTGATGCTCATCCACCGCAATCAGATTTTCTTTTTCTTGGGGATCGGTTTTCAGATTATAAAGCTCGTCCAGCAGTTCCGCATTTGCGCCCTGCTTAAAGCGTTTGATCAGTTTCCAGTCCCCGAACCTGACCATCCGCAGGTGGGCAATGCCAAAATTTTCCATATTATACTGGGCGAATACGGGTCTGGGTGCTCCCTCTTCTTTTCCTTTCAAGGCTGATGAAAGATCATGACCGACCGTGGTATAATCTTTCGGAGCTTGAAGCCCTAGCATACTAAGGATCGTTGGGTAAATATCCGTATTGGATACCGGCATTTCAACGACCGAATTTGATTTTGCCACACCGGGCCAGCGGATGATCATCGGTATTGTTATGGCCTCTTCAAACAGATTGGCGATATTTTCACTGCCGACCACATGATCACCGGCAATGGCCCCCACCGCGCCACGGCCGAAATATCCATGCTGACCGATCACCATGCCATGATCACCGGCATAAATAACAATTGTGTTTTCAGAAAGCCCCAGACGGTCAAGTTCAGCCAGAACCTCACCCACAGCCCGGTCAAGCGCATGGACGGCCCCATAATAATTATGGGTCATTTTTTTAAGCCATGCCCGGTCAATACCCGGCTCATCCGGCACGTCCGGGTCAACATTTCTGACCGCGTCAATATCCTCTTCCGGCACCTCATACCATGGGCGCTGGGGTTCGCGGAACATAATGGTCAGGGCAAATTTTTTATCCTTGTTACTGTTCAGAAAGTCTTTGGCATAACCGACAAACAAATCCGACGTATGACCCTTTACCTCCCTGACCTTTCCATTTTCATCAAGGATCGGGTCAAACGCTTTTGAATCCTGCTCATAGCCGACAAAATAATCAAACCCGCGTTTTAACGGGTGCCTTTCTGTCGCTTCGCCCAGATGCCATTTACCGATCAGGCCGGTTTTATAACCCTGTTTTTTAAGGACTTCCGGCCATAAAACTGCCGATGTTTCAAGACCACGATCCGCATATTTTTCGTTCAGCATCAGAAAATCACTGACGCCCACCTGACTGGGATATTTTCCGCTCCAGAAAGCGGCACGACTGGGTGAACATACGGGTGCGGCGGCATAGGCATTTGTGAAGCGCACACCTTCGGCTGCAAGCTGGTCAAAATTCGGAGTAACGGCTTTTTTGTCTCCATAAGCCCCCATCACTCTTCTGGCATGGTCGTCAGGGACAATGGCCAGAATATTCCACTGTTTTTCCGCCAGAGCCATACTCAACGAAAAAAAATATCCGACTATAATAAAAACCAAATAGGCAAGTTTCTTCAAAACTCTTGTTCCCTGAAATTCCCCGCTTCAAATCATATCCAATATAATAATTTTTAACAGACAATTTTTATTAAATATTGATCACATTAAGCACCAAAAATAATAAAGATTGCTAAATCTTCACTTTCTGGCACAATATTCAGGCAAGTTAACAAAATAGAGAGGGAACAACATGAACGGAATTATTGGTTCAATTATCATTGGGGCTATTGCCGGCTGGCTTGCCGGAAAATTCATGAAAGGGGCCGGGTTTGGCATACTCGGCAATATTATCGTCGGTATCGTTGGTGGTATCGTTGGTGGTTTTGTATTCGGCATGCTTGGTATTTCTATGGGCAATGCGCTGATCGGATCGCTGATTACTGCCACCATCGGTGCCGTGATACTCCTATTTATAGTAGGACTGGTGAAAAAATAGCCTGAACGGATGATCGGCAATAGAACTATAAAAAAATGATAAAATTATCCGTTGTTGATCAGTCGCCAGTTCAATTTGGATCAGAAGATAAAAGGCCGGCGCCGCAATTATCCGCGACGCTGGCCAAATTTTGTGAAAAATGGGGCTATCACCGATACTGGCTTGCCGAACATCATAATACCCATTATTTTTCAGGTCCCAGCCCCGCTCCGTTAATCAGCCATATTGCCACCGTGACGGAAAAAATCCGTGTCGGGAGTGGTGGTGTGATGCTGTCTCATTATAGCCCATATATGATTGCGGAACAGTTCAGGCTGCTTTCCACATTATTTCCGGACCGCATTGATCTAGGAATTGGACGCGCACCCGGCGGGGACGGGTTGGCCAGTATGGCGTTGGCCTACCCGGGGAGTGCCACTCATGGTGAGCTTTATTCAAGGCAGGCTTTTGATCTTAGAAATTTATTATATGGTGAGCTTGAAACTGATCATCCCTTTAAGAATATTATAGTTTCCCCCTATCAGGATTATAATCCGGAACTCTGGATGCTTGGTAGCAGCGGCGGCAGCGCCGCCCTTGCCGGACATCTGGGCTATTATCTTTCGCTTGCCCTGTTCATCGCGCCGACAGGACAAAAATATGACATTATAGAAAATTATCTGTCGGCATACGAGAATGCCGGACATAAACATAAGCCAAAAATAATGATTGCGATTGGTGCTTACTGCGCCGAGACGGCGGAGGAAGCCGAATTTATCGCCGCCCCTCAGCTTTATAAAAAAACGGTTCAGCAGACCCGCGGTCTTGATAGTGGCTGGATCTCGCCGGAGGAAGCATTAAGAGAGATTGACAAATTTTCTGACCGTGAACTAAGGCTCTATAATCTGCTTAAAGAAAGTTTCGTTATTGGATCGCCAGAAGAATGCGCAGAAAAAATCAACGGGCTTGCCGCCTATTGGCATACGGATGAATTTGCCATCCTGACCGTGACCCATGATTTTGAAAGCCGCTTAAAAAGCTATCAGCTTCTGGCCTGTCAGATTATATAAACAATTTTTTGATAACTATCAATGGAATGAGATTTGTATTTTATTTTAACTAAACTTTCTACCCAAAACATCAAGCTTTTCATACATTTTTTTGTTAGTGAATTCTGGATATGTTAGATTCAAAAAATCATTCCAAAAATTATCAGTATTTGGAAATACTTGCTTTTTGTGGAATTGTCTAATACGTTCAATTTTATTCAAATCCACTAATTTTGCATTTGGGTGTTCTTTTTCCGACCATACATCTACCCTCTTAACATAACCAATAAAATTGTTTAATTCAGCATTGCGATTCAGAATATTAGAGTTATCCAACTTAAATTTTTTATGTGCATATTCCATCAATTGAACCTGACGCTCTCCATTGAGATTTTCCAGACCATATAAATCTATAAATCTCTCTTTTTGTGTAGGATTTATTATGAAATAATCAGGCTCTTCCTCAACCTCAATATATATATCTCCATCCTCCCCAAAATCATCACTCGGTGAACCTCCTCCATAATAAATTTTATTTTCCTCTTTTAACTTTTTGTACTCACCATTTTTATTATTTCCATCTTCTAAGTCGGCACTTTCTGTTTCACCTTGTTCTTCTTCCAACTCTTCAATCTTAGCTTTTTTATTGAGCACTTCCTCCCGCAACTTTAATGCTTCCAATTCCACTTTCAAAGTCTTTGCCTGTTGACCAAGTTTTTCACGCTCCCAAACTCCGTCTTTTTGGGCCGTGAAACTAAGTCCTATCTCAATGCCTTTTAATTGAACAAATTGTACTGCTGATTCAATATATGGAAGGAGGCAAGCATAAAGTGATCCAATTATAATTGCCCAGAAAACAGTATAATACAAATGTATATGTGAAGGATCACTATAATACCATTCGATATACTTTATTTTTACAAGTGGTTCTAAATCAGAAGTAAAGAAAAAATAGATCATTTTCCAATTAAAGATTATCCAGAAAAAAGCTATACTTCCAAGTAATGGATTTGTAATTCTAGTTTTAAATACCTCAATTAATGATTTAATTGCATTTACCATTTCAACCCCTCAAGTTAAATATTGAAACTTCATTGTATTATATTAAACTTTTACTGCTTGGAATTCTACGGTTAGGTTTGGATAAAGAAATTGTGCTTTAAAAATGTCATGTTCAGTTTATTTATAACTAATTGGTTTTTAGACAAAAACGTTTCAAGCTGTTCTTGCTAATCCAATAATTGTGTGTTTTTAGTTAAATGGTCTCTAGCCCAAGGTTGCAAAATATATGGAAAATTCAAAACTCCCGATGAAACTTCACT is a window encoding:
- a CDS encoding cupin domain-containing protein; translated protein: MNIKTIQIPSLPGIEDFYSKYWNKKPFFVKNALPQDILDDLITADELAGLSLEEDVRSRIIYSMSWKCEHGPFEEDKFSTLGEEGWSLLVQDVEKNHPPTKKIIDAFTFSPCWLIDDVMVSYSPPGGGVGPHLDSYHVFLIQGTGRRQWKVGQQKVMHEKYIPGLDIKVLADDFDGEVIEVEEGDVLYIPPYFAHSGKTIEESLTFSLGFLGPTISELLGEYALFIEEQDMINQRYDGDQLDAGSAGNKISAKEVENFRESLKSALNSDQFEKWLKDYFKKDD
- a CDS encoding GIY-YIG nuclease family protein gives rise to the protein MSDWLLYILKCGDGSLYTGITNDLEKRLTDHETGNGAKYTRGRGPFQLVYSEKLKNRSEASIREAQIKKLSRTEKQQLINQDH
- a CDS encoding sulfatase-like hydrolase/transferase, which produces MKKLAYLVFIIVGYFFSLSMALAEKQWNILAIVPDDHARRVMGAYGDKKAVTPNFDQLAAEGVRFTNAYAAAPVCSPSRAAFWSGKYPSQVGVSDFLMLNEKYADRGLETSAVLWPEVLKKQGYKTGLIGKWHLGEATERHPLKRGFDYFVGYEQDSKAFDPILDENGKVREVKGHTSDLFVGYAKDFLNSNKDKKFALTIMFREPQRPWYEVPEEDIDAVRNVDPDVPDEPGIDRAWLKKMTHNYYGAVHALDRAVGEVLAELDRLGLSENTIVIYAGDHGMVIGQHGYFGRGAVGAIAGDHVVGSENIANLFEEAITIPMIIRWPGVAKSNSVVEMPVSNTDIYPTILSMLGLQAPKDYTTVGHDLSSALKGKEEGAPRPVFAQYNMENFGIAHLRMVRFGDWKLIKRFKQGANAELLDELYNLKTDPQEKENLIAVDEHQQIRKDLEAMLKKWMTEINDPDL
- a CDS encoding GlsB/YeaQ/YmgE family stress response membrane protein: MNGIIGSIIIGAIAGWLAGKFMKGAGFGILGNIIVGIVGGIVGGFVFGMLGISMGNALIGSLITATIGAVILLFIVGLVKK
- a CDS encoding MsnO8 family LLM class oxidoreductase, with amino-acid sequence MIKLSVVDQSPVQFGSEDKRPAPQLSATLAKFCEKWGYHRYWLAEHHNTHYFSGPSPAPLISHIATVTEKIRVGSGGVMLSHYSPYMIAEQFRLLSTLFPDRIDLGIGRAPGGDGLASMALAYPGSATHGELYSRQAFDLRNLLYGELETDHPFKNIIVSPYQDYNPELWMLGSSGGSAALAGHLGYYLSLALFIAPTGQKYDIIENYLSAYENAGHKHKPKIMIAIGAYCAETAEEAEFIAAPQLYKKTVQQTRGLDSGWISPEEALREIDKFSDRELRLYNLLKESFVIGSPEECAEKINGLAAYWHTDEFAILTVTHDFESRLKSYQLLACQII